A region of Lacinutrix sp. Hel_I_90 DNA encodes the following proteins:
- the mgtE gene encoding magnesium transporter produces the protein MEEQNENIKFTISDALIDQVEELVNSKNNNAIIELLNEYHHADIAEILEDLNPEQSTYIIKLLDSGKTSEILMEMDEDDREKILDLLSIKEIAEEIEELDTDDAADMISELSEERQAAVIAQIEDQDHKAEIQELLAYDEDTAGGLMAKELVRVNENWTVTECVKEMRAQAENVTRVHSIYVVDDDEKLIGRLSLKDLLMASPRAHISTVYIPKVDYVTVDEDVVDVAKVMQKYDLEAIPVVDEYKTLVGRITIDDIVDVIKEEAEKDYQLAAGITKGVEADDSILQLTRARLPWLFLGLIGGIGAFLIMEGFQEAFDSYALLFFFTPLIAAMAGNVGVQSSAIIVQGLANDDVKGSINGRLIKEMLLAALNGTILALFLFVFVWVVKGEFLTALAISVSLVAVIIVAGLIGTFVPLFLDKKGIDPAIATGPFITTSNDIFGILIYFWIAKLIIGI, from the coding sequence GTGGAAGAACAGAACGAAAATATTAAATTTACAATAAGCGATGCACTTATTGATCAAGTAGAAGAATTAGTAAATTCTAAAAACAATAATGCGATCATAGAATTACTAAATGAATACCATCATGCTGATATTGCTGAAATTCTAGAAGATTTAAATCCAGAGCAGTCCACGTACATCATTAAGCTTTTAGACAGTGGAAAAACGTCTGAAATCCTTATGGAAATGGATGAAGATGATCGTGAAAAAATCCTCGATTTATTATCTATAAAAGAGATTGCAGAAGAAATTGAAGAGCTTGATACCGATGATGCGGCAGATATGATCTCTGAGCTTTCCGAAGAAAGACAAGCAGCTGTTATTGCTCAAATTGAAGATCAAGATCACAAAGCAGAAATTCAGGAATTACTAGCCTACGATGAAGATACCGCTGGTGGACTAATGGCAAAAGAACTCGTAAGAGTTAATGAAAACTGGACCGTAACCGAGTGTGTAAAAGAAATGCGCGCACAAGCTGAAAACGTCACCAGAGTACATTCAATTTATGTGGTCGATGATGACGAAAAGCTCATTGGTCGTCTCTCGTTAAAAGACTTGCTCATGGCCTCACCAAGAGCTCATATATCTACCGTTTACATCCCAAAAGTAGATTATGTTACTGTTGATGAAGATGTAGTAGACGTCGCTAAAGTAATGCAGAAATACGATTTGGAAGCGATACCTGTAGTGGATGAGTATAAAACATTAGTGGGGCGAATTACCATAGATGATATTGTAGACGTTATAAAAGAAGAAGCAGAAAAAGATTACCAACTCGCAGCAGGTATCACCAAGGGTGTGGAGGCAGATGATAGTATCTTACAGTTAACGAGAGCGCGTTTACCTTGGCTCTTTTTAGGCTTAATTGGTGGTATTGGTGCCTTTTTAATTATGGAGGGTTTTCAGGAAGCCTTTGATTCTTATGCCCTTTTATTCTTTTTTACCCCGTTAATTGCAGCAATGGCTGGAAATGTTGGCGTGCAATCTAGCGCCATTATTGTTCAAGGCTTAGCTAATGACGATGTTAAAGGAAGCATCAATGGCCGCTTAATTAAAGAAATGCTTTTAGCGGCTTTAAACGGTACTATTTTAGCACTATTTTTATTCGTTTTTGTATGGGTTGTAAAAGGTGAATTTTTAACCGCACTCGCCATTTCGGTGTCTTTAGTTGCTGTTATTATCGTTGCAGGACTCATAGGCACATTTGTGCCGTTATTTTTAGACAAAAAAGGAATAGACCCAGCAATTGCCACCGGACCTTTTATTACCACCAGTAACGATATTTTTGGAATTTTAATTTACTTCTGGATCGCTAAACTTATTATAGGTATTTAA
- a CDS encoding DUF4286 family protein, giving the protein MIIYNVTVNIDDSVHDAWLLWIKEHIPKVLATGKFKEAKLTKVLVDEDLGGQTYSIQYRAHSRETLEAYYKEDAERLRGDGLKKFADKMLAFRTELEVIDEYLVDFKQH; this is encoded by the coding sequence ATGATTATATATAACGTTACCGTAAATATAGACGATAGTGTACACGATGCGTGGTTACTTTGGATTAAAGAACACATTCCAAAAGTACTCGCCACAGGCAAGTTTAAAGAAGCAAAATTGACTAAAGTTTTAGTAGATGAAGATTTAGGTGGTCAAACCTACTCCATTCAGTACAGAGCACATTCTCGGGAAACTTTAGAGGCTTATTATAAAGAAGATGCTGAAAGACTGCGTGGCGACGGACTCAAAAAGTTCGCAGATAAAATGCTCGCTTTTAGAACCGAGCTTGAAGTCATTGATGAATATTTGGTAGATTTTAAACAGCACTAA
- a CDS encoding carboxypeptidase-like regulatory domain-containing protein: MRLKKRLLQAILFLSLNVVFSQTLTGKLKDRNTNEPIVGASVYFDNTSYGTTTNFDGEFSLSLKNEIRSPLVISFVGYESIIFNTIDFDKVYNLSLKPDVNALEEVVLDSKDEWSRPFKLIQFKREFLGRSEFGQACTILNEDVLVLNFDRDTKQLVASSKAPLVINNTALDYKVRYDLNNFSIVYNMDTESTLDLEKTYKTVASVSYSGTTFFEDLPSNKHRKALKNRKEAFTGSALHFMRAVANNRLKEEKFKIFKGAYQIKPESQIRVFKSDSSEITEVEIPIKLNILCKGRQSAIESEVKRFQIDVFGNHAPVDKVLFGGFMGNQRMGDALPLNYGL, encoded by the coding sequence ATGAGGTTAAAAAAAAGGCTATTACAGGCCATCTTATTTCTTAGCTTGAATGTCGTCTTCTCTCAAACATTAACCGGGAAATTAAAAGACAGAAATACGAACGAACCGATTGTAGGGGCTTCAGTATATTTTGATAACACCTCGTATGGAACAACCACTAATTTTGATGGTGAATTTTCGTTATCCTTAAAGAATGAAATAAGGTCTCCATTGGTGATTTCTTTTGTGGGCTATGAAAGCATTATATTTAATACTATAGATTTTGACAAGGTTTATAATTTATCATTAAAACCAGATGTAAACGCTTTAGAAGAGGTTGTATTAGATAGTAAAGATGAATGGTCCCGACCATTTAAATTAATTCAATTTAAGCGAGAATTTTTAGGACGGTCAGAATTTGGACAAGCCTGTACTATTTTAAATGAAGACGTACTTGTATTAAATTTTGACAGGGACACCAAACAACTTGTGGCTTCATCAAAAGCACCATTAGTGATTAATAATACAGCTTTAGATTATAAAGTTAGATACGATTTAAATAATTTTAGTATCGTGTATAATATGGATACTGAATCTACTTTAGACCTTGAAAAGACCTATAAAACTGTTGCTTCTGTTTCCTACTCAGGCACTACTTTTTTTGAAGATTTACCTTCTAATAAGCATAGGAAAGCTTTAAAAAACAGAAAAGAAGCATTTACAGGGTCTGCATTGCACTTTATGCGTGCGGTAGCAAATAACAGGTTAAAGGAAGAAAAATTTAAAATTTTTAAAGGGGCTTATCAAATTAAGCCTGAATCTCAAATAAGAGTATTTAAAAGTGATAGCTCTGAAATTACTGAAGTAGAAATTCCGATAAAATTAAATATTCTTTGTAAAGGCAGACAATCTGCAATAGAAAGTGAAGTCAAACGCTTTCAAATTGATGTCTTTGGGAACCATGCACCTGTTGATAAAGTGTTGTTTGGTGGTTTTATGGGAAATCAGCGTATGGGTGATGCCCTGCCACTTAATTATGGTTTATAA
- a CDS encoding aspartate kinase produces the protein MRVFKFGGASVKDAYGVKNVIRVLEKVGYKDTLIVVSAMGKTTNALELVIDKYLNDKENLAHELLEVKTYHTTIINDLFETDQHPVYQAVALLFEELQLFLNSNKSPDYNFIYDQVIGCGELVSSTIISHYLNEMHLKNNWLDVRKCIKTDNYYRRANVDWEATQAHISKAVAPATLYITQGFLASDSNNFTTTLGREGSDYTAAIFAYCLNAESVTIWKDVPGVLNGDPRHFSNAKLLNTISYTEAIELAFYGASVIHPKTLQPLQRKEIPLHVKSFLNPEDRGTTVNKTKGIEPKVPCFILKQNQVLLSLSTLDFSYIVEENISEIFTLLALYKMKVDVIQNSAISFSVCFENAYNNLEPLLLHLKAKFKVTCQNNVSLYTIRHFDDLSIKTLQQGKTVLLKQLFQETVQIVTE, from the coding sequence ATGAGAGTATTCAAGTTTGGTGGTGCCTCTGTAAAAGATGCATATGGGGTGAAAAACGTTATTCGTGTACTAGAAAAAGTAGGGTATAAAGATACGCTTATCGTTGTTTCAGCAATGGGAAAAACCACGAATGCACTAGAACTTGTTATTGATAAATATTTAAATGACAAAGAAAATCTGGCTCACGAATTACTCGAGGTTAAAACTTATCATACTACTATTATAAATGACCTGTTTGAAACCGACCAACATCCCGTTTATCAAGCCGTAGCATTGCTTTTTGAAGAACTACAGCTGTTTTTAAATAGTAATAAATCGCCAGATTATAACTTTATTTATGATCAAGTGATTGGTTGTGGCGAGTTAGTATCATCTACAATAATTAGTCACTATTTAAATGAAATGCATTTAAAAAATAACTGGTTAGACGTTAGAAAATGTATTAAAACCGACAATTATTATCGACGAGCGAATGTAGATTGGGAAGCTACGCAAGCACATATTTCAAAAGCAGTAGCGCCCGCAACATTATATATAACACAAGGGTTTTTAGCAAGTGACAGTAATAACTTTACGACCACTTTAGGGCGGGAAGGCAGTGATTATACCGCTGCTATTTTTGCATACTGTTTAAATGCTGAAAGTGTTACGATATGGAAAGACGTTCCTGGTGTTTTAAATGGAGATCCGCGACATTTTAGTAATGCGAAGTTATTAAATACTATTTCCTATACTGAAGCGATTGAATTAGCCTTTTATGGGGCTTCTGTTATTCACCCGAAAACATTACAACCGTTGCAGCGCAAGGAAATCCCGTTGCACGTAAAATCATTTTTAAATCCAGAAGATAGAGGAACAACAGTTAATAAAACAAAAGGGATTGAGCCAAAAGTACCTTGTTTTATTTTAAAACAAAATCAAGTGTTGTTATCCTTATCCACTTTGGATTTTTCATATATCGTTGAAGAAAATATTAGCGAGATTTTCACTTTATTAGCCTTGTATAAAATGAAAGTAGATGTGATTCAAAATTCTGCCATTAGTTTTTCGGTGTGTTTTGAAAATGCTTACAATAATTTGGAGCCTTTGTTGTTACATTTAAAAGCAAAGTTTAAAGTAACTTGCCAGAATAATGTTTCCTTATATACCATCAGGCATTTTGATGACCTATCGATTAAAACATTACAACAGGGTAAAACGGTTTTATTAAAACAATTATTTCAAGAAACAGTTCAAATTGTAACTGAATAA
- a CDS encoding lysophospholipid acyltransferase family protein, with the protein MGLVTAKEVSKAIHLDKYGVFGTFAGWLLMKVLKISKLNEIYNRNKHLSEIEFLDAILEEFQIKFEIPEEDLKRLPKEGAYITVSNHPLGGIDGILLLKLMLEQRPDFKIIANFLLHRIEPMKPFIMPVNPFEDRKDAKSSVLGFKNAILHIREGHPLGIFPAGEVSTYKDGKLMVDKPWEEAAMKLAQKANVPIVPIYFHAKNSNLFYKLSKINDTFRTAKLPSELLTQKRRTIKVRVGKAISVNDQDEHKTLEEFSDFIRRKTYMLSNAFEPKEKRISSISSSLKAYKIPKKIVTPVDSKIMINEVKALLKNDRRLLISKNYEVYLAPAKEIPNILREIGRLREITFREVGEGTNEAIDLDTFDTYYYHMFLWDNEKKLIAGAYRMGLGSKIFEAFGIDGFYLQDLFRFEPELHKMMSESIELGRAFIIKEYQQKPMPLFLLWKGIVHTTLRHPEHKFLIGGVSISNQFSNFSKSLMIEFMKSHYYDPYIAQYVRPKKEFKVKLKDADKDFVFDATEADLNKFDKIIDEIEPGALRLPVLLKKYIKQNARLVAFNVDPLFNNAVDGLMYIKIADLPESTVRPVMEEFQAEFESKDPNANGVIED; encoded by the coding sequence ATGGGATTAGTAACAGCAAAAGAGGTTTCGAAGGCAATACACCTTGATAAATATGGTGTTTTTGGAACTTTTGCTGGATGGTTATTGATGAAAGTCTTAAAAATTTCTAAACTCAATGAAATTTACAATCGCAATAAGCACTTAAGCGAAATAGAATTTCTTGATGCTATTTTAGAGGAGTTTCAAATAAAGTTCGAAATTCCTGAAGAAGACTTAAAACGCTTACCAAAAGAAGGGGCTTACATAACGGTTTCTAATCATCCTTTGGGTGGTATTGATGGGATTTTGTTATTGAAATTAATGCTGGAACAGCGTCCGGATTTTAAAATCATTGCTAATTTTTTGTTGCATCGTATAGAGCCGATGAAGCCATTTATTATGCCTGTTAACCCGTTTGAAGATCGTAAAGATGCGAAGTCGAGTGTGCTTGGTTTTAAAAATGCAATTTTACATATTCGCGAAGGGCATCCACTCGGTATTTTTCCTGCAGGTGAGGTTTCAACCTACAAAGACGGCAAATTAATGGTCGATAAGCCTTGGGAAGAAGCGGCTATGAAATTGGCTCAAAAAGCAAATGTACCTATTGTTCCTATTTATTTTCATGCTAAAAACAGTAATCTGTTTTATAAGCTTTCAAAAATTAACGATACGTTTAGAACCGCCAAATTACCTTCAGAGTTGTTAACACAAAAGCGCAGAACTATTAAGGTTAGAGTAGGAAAGGCTATTTCGGTTAATGATCAAGACGAGCATAAGACACTGGAAGAGTTTTCTGATTTTATTAGAAGAAAAACCTACATGTTATCTAATGCTTTTGAACCTAAAGAGAAAAGAATTAGCAGTATTTCTTCTAGTCTAAAGGCTTATAAAATTCCCAAGAAAATTGTGACGCCCGTAGACTCTAAAATCATGATTAATGAGGTAAAAGCACTTCTAAAAAATGACCGTCGTTTATTAATAAGTAAAAATTATGAAGTCTATTTAGCACCAGCAAAAGAAATCCCTAACATTCTTCGTGAAATAGGAAGATTACGTGAAATTACGTTTAGAGAAGTTGGAGAAGGCACTAATGAAGCTATAGACTTAGATACTTTTGACACGTACTATTACCATATGTTTTTATGGGATAATGAAAAAAAATTGATTGCTGGAGCTTATAGAATGGGACTAGGGTCTAAGATTTTTGAAGCTTTTGGAATTGATGGATTTTATCTTCAGGATTTATTCCGTTTTGAGCCAGAGTTGCATAAAATGATGAGCGAATCTATAGAGCTTGGTCGTGCATTTATTATTAAAGAATACCAGCAAAAACCAATGCCTTTATTTTTACTTTGGAAAGGCATTGTACATACTACTTTGCGTCATCCAGAGCATAAGTTTTTAATTGGTGGTGTAAGTATAAGCAATCAGTTTTCAAATTTCTCAAAATCTTTAATGATTGAGTTTATGAAATCTCATTATTACGATCCTTATATTGCGCAATATGTGCGTCCTAAAAAAGAATTTAAGGTAAAACTTAAAGATGCCGATAAAGACTTCGTTTTTGATGCTACAGAAGCCGATTTGAATAAGTTCGATAAAATTATCGATGAAATAGAACCTGGTGCATTAAGACTTCCGGTATTGTTGAAAAAATATATCAAACAGAATGCACGATTAGTCGCATTTAATGTGGATCCTTTATTTAATAATGCGGTTGATGGCTTAATGTATATTAAAATCGCAGATTTACCAGAGAGTACAGTACGTCCGGTAATGGAAGAGTTTCAAGCCGAATTTGAAAGTAAAGATCCTAATGCTAATGGTGTTATTGAAGATTGA
- a CDS encoding DUF1801 domain-containing protein: MTSNAKTPEEYISQLPEDRKAPVSKLHEVIKKNMPNGLESGMAYGMLAYYVPKAIYPEGYHCKPYPPLPFINVASQKNFIALYHSGLYAKKELYDWFVAEYPKHSKYKLDMGKSCVRFKKTEAIPYELIEALLCKMSVEEWITLYKKTKLNK; the protein is encoded by the coding sequence ATGACTTCAAACGCCAAAACTCCAGAAGAATATATTTCTCAACTTCCTGAAGACAGAAAAGCACCGGTTTCAAAGCTGCATGAGGTTATAAAAAAGAACATGCCAAATGGATTAGAGTCCGGAATGGCTTATGGCATGTTAGCCTATTATGTCCCAAAAGCTATATACCCAGAAGGATACCATTGCAAACCGTATCCACCTTTACCCTTTATAAATGTAGCCTCACAAAAAAACTTTATTGCATTATACCATTCTGGCTTGTATGCTAAAAAAGAGCTCTACGATTGGTTTGTAGCAGAATACCCAAAACACTCTAAATACAAGTTAGACATGGGGAAGAGCTGCGTTCGCTTTAAGAAAACAGAGGCAATACCGTACGAATTAATTGAAGCATTACTTTGTAAAATGAGTGTTGAAGAATGGATAACACTTTATAAAAAAACGAAACTTAATAAATAG
- a CDS encoding GNAT family N-acetyltransferase → MPFTIRLANAADMQSVHDLIVELAVYEKEPEAVAISVEDLKRDGFGALPKFTCFVAEKEQAIVGIALVYKRYSTWKGEVLHLEDLIVSHKMRGSGLGTALLDEVVKYGQALGVKRISWEVIDWNESAITFYEKKGANVMRDWDVVQLNEAGIINYLNNI, encoded by the coding sequence ATGCCTTTTACTATTCGTTTAGCTAATGCAGCAGATATGCAAAGTGTTCATGATCTAATTGTGGAGCTTGCAGTCTATGAAAAAGAACCAGAAGCCGTGGCTATTTCTGTTGAAGATTTAAAACGGGATGGCTTTGGTGCGTTGCCAAAATTTACTTGTTTTGTAGCCGAAAAAGAACAGGCAATTGTTGGAATCGCCCTAGTATACAAACGCTATTCTACTTGGAAAGGAGAGGTTTTACATCTTGAAGATTTAATAGTGAGTCATAAAATGCGAGGCAGTGGTTTGGGTACTGCGTTGCTTGATGAAGTTGTAAAATACGGACAGGCATTAGGCGTTAAACGTATTTCTTGGGAAGTGATAGACTGGAACGAATCGGCCATTACTTTTTACGAAAAAAAAGGAGCGAATGTGATGCGTGATTGGGATGTTGTACAATTAAATGAAGCCGGTATAATAAATTATTTGAACAATATTTAA
- a CDS encoding VOC family protein, translated as MKKRVTGIGGLFFKTKDPKQTKEWYNKHLGFNTDDYGCTFWWKDKDGKDCSTQWSPFKEDTEYYAPSKKDFMFNYRVENLKELLAVLQEEGVTIVGEMEVYDYGKFGWILDNDGNKIELWEPVDQAFL; from the coding sequence ATGAAAAAACGTGTCACAGGTATTGGTGGATTATTCTTTAAAACCAAAGACCCAAAACAAACAAAAGAATGGTATAACAAGCATTTAGGATTTAATACCGATGATTACGGTTGTACCTTTTGGTGGAAAGACAAAGACGGTAAGGATTGCTCCACCCAGTGGTCACCCTTTAAAGAAGACACAGAATATTATGCCCCTTCTAAAAAAGATTTTATGTTTAACTATCGTGTGGAAAATCTTAAAGAATTATTAGCGGTATTACAAGAGGAAGGCGTTACTATTGTAGGCGAAATGGAAGTATATGATTATGGAAAATTTGGTTGGATTTTAGACAATGATGGTAACAAAATTGAACTTTGGGAGCCAGTAGACCAAGCTTTTTTGTAA
- the rsmA gene encoding 16S rRNA (adenine(1518)-N(6)/adenine(1519)-N(6))-dimethyltransferase RsmA — protein MSKYKNKPEVKAKKFLGQHFLEDETIAEQIADTLSLKGYENILEIGPGMGVLTKYLLKKPITTYVIEIDTESVTYLKSNYLNLAPRIIEKDFLKYDLSETFKDEPFAIIGNFPYNISTQIVFKTLELRDQIPEFSGMFQKEVAARICSKEGSKVYGILSVLTQAFYEAEYLFTVPPTVFNPPPKVDSGVLRLTRKADYSLPCDEKLFFKVVKAAFQQRRKTLRNSLKTFDLSDNLKANVIFDKRPEQLDVQAFIALTTAIENDSKN, from the coding sequence ATGAGTAAATACAAGAACAAACCAGAAGTTAAAGCAAAAAAATTCTTAGGACAGCACTTTTTAGAAGATGAAACCATCGCAGAGCAAATTGCAGATACTTTAAGTTTAAAAGGCTATGAAAATATATTAGAAATTGGTCCAGGAATGGGTGTTCTCACTAAATATTTACTTAAAAAACCGATAACAACTTACGTTATTGAAATTGATACTGAAAGTGTTACCTATCTTAAAAGCAATTACTTAAATCTCGCACCAAGAATAATTGAAAAAGATTTTTTAAAATACGATTTAAGCGAGACGTTTAAGGACGAGCCTTTTGCTATTATAGGTAATTTTCCTTATAATATTTCAACACAAATTGTCTTTAAAACACTAGAATTGCGCGATCAGATTCCAGAATTTTCTGGGATGTTTCAAAAAGAAGTAGCGGCTCGTATCTGTTCAAAAGAAGGCAGTAAAGTCTATGGCATTTTATCAGTTTTAACCCAAGCGTTTTATGAGGCTGAGTATCTCTTTACGGTCCCGCCAACCGTTTTCAATCCGCCGCCAAAAGTAGATTCAGGTGTATTAAGACTCACCCGTAAAGCAGATTATAGCTTGCCATGCGATGAAAAACTCTTTTTCAAAGTTGTAAAAGCGGCCTTCCAGCAGCGCAGAAAAACCTTGCGTAACAGCTTAAAAACATTCGATTTGAGTGATAATTTAAAAGCAAATGTTATCTTTGACAAACGGCCAGAGCAACTAGATGTTCAGGCGTTTATAGCGCTCACAACCGCAATAGAAAACGATAGTAAAAATTAG
- a CDS encoding 2-hydroxyacid dehydrogenase, whose translation MKILHLDTNHPLLIDQLSALGFENHENYSDSKEAVQSIIHDYDGFIIRSRFSIDVDFIDAAKTLKFIGRVGAGLENIDCAYAEQKGITLIAAPEGNRNAVGEHSLALLLSLFNKLNKADREVRQGKWLREANRGQELDGKTVGLIGYGNMGKAFAKKLRGFDVQVLCYDIKPNVSDENAKQVTLQELQQKAEVLSLHTPETPNSVGMVNTNFINAFKNPFWLINTARGKSVITSDLVLALKSGKILGAGLDVLEYEKASFENLFSGETLPDALQYLIHSENVILTPHVAGWTVESKAKLAQTIVDKVKAKFC comes from the coding sequence ATGAAAATATTACACTTAGATACAAACCACCCACTACTAATAGATCAGCTTAGTGCTTTAGGCTTCGAAAATCACGAGAATTATTCAGATTCAAAAGAAGCGGTTCAAAGTATTATTCATGACTATGATGGTTTTATCATCCGTAGTCGTTTCAGTATTGATGTAGACTTTATAGATGCAGCAAAAACACTAAAATTTATTGGACGTGTTGGTGCAGGCTTAGAGAATATAGATTGTGCATATGCAGAACAAAAAGGCATCACGTTAATTGCAGCCCCAGAAGGTAATCGCAATGCTGTTGGCGAACATAGTTTAGCCTTGTTACTCTCATTATTTAATAAGTTGAACAAAGCAGACCGTGAGGTCAGACAAGGTAAATGGCTCCGCGAAGCCAACCGCGGACAGGAACTCGATGGAAAAACGGTAGGACTCATTGGTTACGGAAATATGGGAAAAGCCTTTGCTAAAAAATTACGCGGCTTTGATGTTCAAGTGTTATGTTATGATATAAAACCCAATGTTAGTGACGAAAACGCGAAGCAAGTGACCTTACAAGAGCTACAGCAAAAAGCAGAAGTGTTGAGTTTGCATACGCCAGAAACACCAAATAGTGTTGGTATGGTAAATACCAATTTCATCAACGCCTTTAAAAACCCGTTTTGGTTAATAAATACCGCCCGTGGTAAAAGTGTGATCACTTCAGACTTAGTTTTAGCCCTAAAATCAGGTAAAATTTTAGGCGCAGGACTCGATGTTTTAGAATATGAAAAAGCATCCTTTGAAAATTTGTTCAGTGGTGAAACCCTGCCTGACGCTTTACAATATTTAATACATTCAGAAAACGTTATATTAACACCACACGTTGCAGGCTGGACCGTTGAAAGTAAAGCAAAATTAGCACAAACTATCGTCGATAAAGTTAAAGCAAAATTTTGCTAA
- a CDS encoding TM2 domain-containing protein — protein MSDEKNLNDNLDDMLGDAKEGAKKAADKAGEFADDAKKTANEFSNSAKETFGNSAENKKILAGITAILLGWLGVHKFILGYQKEGIIMAAIGVLGWFLCGIPTALVSVIGLVEGIMYLTKTDAEFYNTYQVGRKPWF, from the coding sequence ATGTCTGACGAAAAAAACTTAAATGATAATCTTGACGATATGTTAGGTGACGCTAAAGAAGGCGCAAAAAAAGCGGCTGATAAAGCAGGAGAATTTGCTGATGATGCAAAAAAAACAGCAAATGAGTTTTCAAATAGTGCTAAAGAAACCTTTGGCAACTCAGCAGAAAACAAAAAGATATTAGCTGGAATTACAGCCATATTATTAGGCTGGCTTGGTGTTCATAAATTTATTTTGGGCTATCAAAAGGAAGGCATCATAATGGCAGCAATTGGTGTTTTGGGTTGGTTCTTGTGTGGTATTCCAACAGCCTTAGTTTCTGTAATCGGACTTGTTGAAGGTATTATGTATCTCACAAAAACGGACGCAGAATTTTACAACACCTATCAAGTTGGCCGTAAACCTTGGTTCTAA